A region from the Salidesulfovibrio onnuriiensis genome encodes:
- a CDS encoding ATP-binding cassette domain-containing protein translates to MSAPFLEIRDLHVHAAGKELISGISFEASQGRVMGLVGASGSGKSLTCLSVLDLLPKGLGMQGDIRVEGLPLQDRESRRDVRSRKIGMILQNPMSCFDPVFTIRTHFKETLSAHGLLASDSMDRMLNALEEVGFADPRPVPDLYPFQMSGGMLQRVMVALALILEAPFLIADEPTTDLDTVAQARVLDLLAGLKQNRGLGMLLVTHDLGVIARLADDVAVMHDGRIIERGTVHDIFRTPRHEYTRNLIATHLRISGYQ, encoded by the coding sequence ATGAGCGCACCTTTTCTCGAAATCAGGGATTTGCATGTGCATGCGGCGGGAAAGGAACTGATTTCCGGCATAAGCTTCGAGGCCTCGCAGGGGCGCGTCATGGGGCTTGTGGGCGCAAGCGGGAGTGGGAAATCCCTTACCTGCCTTTCGGTCCTGGACCTTTTGCCCAAGGGACTCGGTATGCAGGGGGACATCCGCGTGGAGGGTCTTCCGTTGCAGGACAGAGAGTCCCGCCGAGACGTCCGCAGCCGGAAAATAGGGATGATCCTGCAGAACCCCATGAGCTGTTTCGATCCGGTGTTCACCATACGCACCCATTTCAAGGAAACCCTTTCCGCCCACGGCCTGCTTGCTTCGGACAGTATGGACAGGATGCTGAACGCCCTGGAGGAGGTCGGCTTTGCGGATCCCCGTCCGGTGCCCGACCTGTATCCCTTCCAGATGAGCGGCGGGATGCTCCAGCGCGTCATGGTGGCGCTGGCCCTGATACTGGAAGCCCCGTTTCTCATCGCGGACGAGCCGACCACCGACCTCGACACCGTGGCCCAGGCCCGCGTGCTGGATCTGCTGGCCGGGCTCAAGCAGAACCGGGGGCTCGGAATGCTGCTGGTCACGCACGACCTGGGCGTCATCGCCCGCCTTGCCGACGATGTGGCCGTCATGCACGACGGGAGAATCATTGAGCGGGGCACCGTGCACGACATCTTCAGAACCCCGAGGCACGAATACACGCGGAATCTGATTGCCACGCATCTGCGTATTTCAGGATACCAATAA
- a CDS encoding LysR family transcriptional regulator, translating into MEFRKIQLFVEVVRQQGFARAAAVACCTQSAVSKAVRQLEDEVGVPLLNRGGKGGALTAAGEAVYARGLRMLAERDDLLEEIDAIRGIRKGRLSVGIPRIGSSTLFAPIFALYRERYPDIDIRLVEHGADRLREALHTGEVELAASLLPVSGEYRWHSLRREPLAALVPCGSPLAGGGSVCLADLKDMPFILFAEGFSLNRIIVDACRRSGFEPRVVARSSQIRFICELVAAGLGVAFLPRMVAERRRVPGLDILPLAEEHTDWHTAVIWREGTFLSHAAAAWLEVVRELYPGGREGVS; encoded by the coding sequence ATGGAGTTCCGAAAGATTCAATTGTTCGTGGAAGTGGTCCGCCAGCAGGGCTTTGCCCGGGCGGCGGCAGTGGCCTGCTGCACCCAGTCCGCGGTCAGCAAGGCGGTGCGGCAGCTCGAGGACGAGGTGGGCGTGCCCCTGCTGAACCGGGGCGGCAAGGGGGGGGCGCTGACTGCGGCCGGCGAGGCGGTCTATGCCCGTGGCCTGCGCATGCTGGCCGAGCGCGACGATCTTCTGGAGGAGATCGACGCGATCCGGGGCATCCGCAAGGGCCGGCTGTCCGTAGGGATTCCCAGGATCGGCTCCAGCACCCTGTTCGCCCCAATCTTTGCCCTGTACCGGGAGCGGTATCCCGACATCGACATCCGGCTCGTGGAGCACGGGGCGGACCGGCTTCGGGAGGCCCTGCATACGGGCGAGGTGGAGCTGGCCGCGTCCCTGCTGCCCGTTTCCGGAGAGTACCGGTGGCATTCCCTGCGCCGGGAGCCGCTGGCGGCCCTGGTCCCGTGCGGGAGCCCCCTTGCGGGGGGCGGTTCCGTGTGTCTCGCAGACCTGAAGGACATGCCGTTCATCCTGTTCGCGGAAGGCTTTTCCCTGAACCGGATCATTGTGGACGCCTGCCGCCGCAGCGGATTCGAGCCCCGGGTGGTGGCCCGGAGCAGCCAGATCCGGTTCATCTGCGAACTGGTCGCCGCCGGGCTGGGCGTGGCCTTTCTGCCCAGGATGGTGGCCGAGCGCCGCAGGGTTCCCGGGCTGGACATCCTTCCCTTGGCCGAGGAGCACACCGACTGGCATACGGCCGTGATCTGGCGGGAGGGCACTTTCCTGTCCCATGCCGCCGCGGCCTGGCTTGAAGTGGTCCGGGAGCTGTACCCCGGCGGCCGGGAGGGCGTTTCCTGA
- a CDS encoding pentapeptide repeat-containing protein, with amino-acid sequence MPFSRGESIERQEFREIDCRSDLEDISFYECVFRDCSFQSRRLSDCVFDECEFVRCNLSLVEMAGAVFTGATFTDCKLLGLNWSGTGGFLSAAYTGCLMENNLFADMNLSRFRFTSCLLANSAFSNTKLRQAVFDDCDLAQCQFHQTDLTEADFRTARNYYMNAETNRLRKTRFSLPEAVSLLANLNIVLE; translated from the coding sequence ATGCCGTTTTCCCGTGGTGAAAGCATCGAGCGTCAAGAATTTCGCGAGATCGACTGCCGGTCCGACCTGGAGGACATTTCCTTTTATGAATGCGTGTTCCGGGATTGCTCGTTCCAGTCGAGACGCCTGAGCGATTGCGTTTTCGATGAATGCGAGTTCGTGCGTTGCAATTTATCGCTGGTGGAGATGGCCGGGGCCGTGTTCACGGGGGCGACGTTCACGGACTGCAAGCTGCTGGGCCTGAACTGGAGCGGTACGGGCGGTTTTCTTTCCGCCGCGTACACGGGCTGCCTCATGGAGAACAATCTGTTCGCGGACATGAACCTTTCCCGCTTCCGGTTCACCTCATGCCTGCTGGCCAATTCCGCCTTTTCCAACACCAAGCTGCGGCAGGCGGTCTTTGACGACTGCGATCTCGCCCAGTGCCAGTTTCACCAGACCGATCTCACGGAGGCAGATTTCCGCACCGCGCGAAACTATTACATGAACGCGGAAACCAACAGGCTCAGGAAGACCCGCTTTTCCCTGCCCGAGGCCGTTTCCCTGCTGGCCAATCTCAATATCGTCCTGGAATAG
- a CDS encoding CidA/LrgA family protein, translating into MNTRTMTIPVRRRIRRSRPAQIGLLFLLWLGCECGVRVLGLPIPGGILGMIAAYVLLACNRVSLSSLRRGAEWYLGEMLLFFIPAVPAIIEHRELLGMLGLKLVAVILAGTVAVMAVTALTVDLFYRWSVRHEPTDSPLE; encoded by the coding sequence ATGAACACACGAACCATGACCATTCCCGTCCGGCGCAGAATCCGCCGGAGCCGACCGGCCCAGATCGGGCTGCTCTTTCTGCTGTGGCTGGGGTGCGAATGCGGCGTCCGCGTCCTGGGACTGCCCATACCCGGCGGCATCCTGGGCATGATCGCCGCATACGTCCTGCTGGCCTGCAACAGGGTCAGCCTTTCGAGCCTGCGCCGGGGCGCGGAATGGTACCTCGGGGAAATGCTGCTCTTCTTCATCCCGGCCGTACCCGCCATCATCGAACACCGCGAACTGCTGGGGATGCTGGGGCTGAAACTCGTTGCGGTCATCCTGGCGGGCACCGTTGCGGTCATGGCCGTCACCGCCCTGACCGTGGACCTCTTCTACCGCTGGAGCGTGCGCCATGAGCCCACTGATTCACCTCTGGAATAA
- the nikB gene encoding nickel ABC transporter permease subunit NikB, whose amino-acid sequence MLRYIAKRLLILIPMLLAVSVVVFLILRLGQGDPAMSYLRLSNIPPTDEALAFARHELGLDLPIAVQYVRWLGKALVLDFGRSYVTGLPVLEEILYYLPNTLKLAGFSLLLTLAVSLPLGIWSALEKDRLPDHLTRTMAFAGVSMPGFWLGFLLVWCFSIQLGWLPPLGMGGLDHMIMPAVSMSLMSMAINTRLIRGNMLDNMHARYVLYARVRGLPERVVVGRHILVNSLIPVITAVGMHVGELFGGAVVAESIFSWPGVGRYAVSAIYNRDYPVMQCFILIMTSIFVLMNLGVDILYAWLDPRIRLEGGGNR is encoded by the coding sequence ATGCTGCGTTACATAGCCAAACGGCTGCTCATTCTCATACCCATGCTCCTGGCCGTGTCGGTCGTGGTCTTCCTGATCCTGCGTCTGGGGCAGGGGGATCCGGCCATGTCCTACCTGCGCCTCTCAAACATCCCGCCGACGGATGAGGCCTTGGCCTTTGCCCGGCACGAGCTGGGGCTCGACCTGCCCATCGCGGTGCAGTACGTCCGCTGGCTGGGAAAGGCGCTGGTGCTGGACTTCGGCCGTTCCTATGTCACGGGCCTGCCCGTTCTCGAGGAAATACTCTACTACCTGCCCAATACCCTGAAGTTGGCCGGGTTCTCGTTGCTGCTCACCCTGGCGGTCAGCCTGCCTCTGGGCATCTGGTCCGCCCTGGAAAAGGACCGCCTGCCCGACCACCTGACCCGCACCATGGCCTTTGCCGGGGTGTCCATGCCGGGCTTCTGGCTGGGCTTCCTGCTGGTCTGGTGTTTTTCCATCCAGCTGGGCTGGCTGCCCCCGCTGGGCATGGGAGGGCTGGATCACATGATCATGCCCGCCGTGTCCATGTCGCTCATGTCCATGGCCATCAACACCCGGCTCATTCGCGGCAACATGCTCGACAACATGCATGCCCGGTACGTGCTTTACGCCCGCGTCCGGGGTCTGCCGGAACGGGTGGTCGTGGGGCGGCATATCCTGGTCAACTCGCTCATACCGGTCATTACCGCCGTCGGCATGCACGTGGGCGAGCTCTTTGGCGGCGCGGTTGTCGCCGAAAGCATCTTTTCCTGGCCTGGCGTCGGCCGGTACGCGGTTTCCGCCATCTACAACCGGGACTATCCCGTCATGCAGTGTTTCATCCTCATCATGACCAGCATATTCGTGCTCATGAACCTCGGCGTGGACATCCTCTACGCCTGGCTTGATCCCCGTATCCGTCTGGAAGGAGGCGGCAACCGATGA
- a CDS encoding LrgB family protein, giving the protein MSPLIHLWNNPLIQTPAWSGLTIALYLAAKRIHRRWGRWWQTPLALTPVLLIGLLLALHSRYSDYHRATAWLITLLGPATVAFAVPIYEYRHLVRRHWPLLGTGMIAGSATALATGWGFATLLGIDGSVRLSLLPRSISTPFAMDMARHIGGMADLAAIFVVLTGIFGTIVGELMINWLPLRSALARGAMLGVAAHAAGTAKAHEIGREEGSVAGLLMILVGMLNVLGASLFSLLG; this is encoded by the coding sequence ATGAGCCCACTGATTCACCTCTGGAATAACCCCCTGATCCAGACCCCGGCCTGGTCCGGGCTGACCATCGCCCTGTACCTGGCGGCCAAGCGCATCCACCGCCGCTGGGGCCGCTGGTGGCAGACCCCGCTGGCGCTGACCCCGGTGCTGCTCATCGGACTGCTCCTGGCCCTGCATTCCCGCTACAGCGACTATCACCGGGCCACGGCCTGGCTCATCACCCTGCTCGGCCCGGCCACCGTGGCCTTTGCGGTCCCCATCTACGAGTACCGCCACCTCGTCCGCCGCCACTGGCCGCTGCTCGGGACCGGCATGATCGCGGGCAGCGCCACGGCCCTTGCCACGGGCTGGGGATTCGCAACGCTCCTGGGCATCGACGGAAGCGTGCGCCTGAGCCTGCTGCCGCGCTCCATCAGCACCCCCTTTGCCATGGACATGGCCCGGCACATCGGCGGCATGGCGGACCTGGCGGCCATTTTCGTGGTCCTCACCGGCATATTCGGAACCATTGTCGGGGAGCTGATGATCAACTGGCTGCCCCTGCGCTCGGCCCTGGCGCGCGGGGCCATGCTCGGGGTGGCGGCCCATGCGGCGGGCACGGCCAAGGCCCACGAGATCGGCCGGGAGGAAGGGTCGGTGGCCGGGCTGCTCATGATCCTCGTGGGCATGCTCAACGTGCTCGGGGCCAGCCTGTTCTCCCTGCTCGGGTAG
- the nikC gene encoding nickel ABC transporter permease subunit NikC translates to MIAPDLIRTMRKRGILILATVMAVAVCATAVFAPVIAPDDPTAVVLENKFAPPSAEHPLGCDHLGRDVLSRLVYGTRTSISSVAAIMGIVLLLGFTVGTLSGYAGGTVDSTLMRFCDVFLTFPTFILAMFLIGVLGTGMVNVIIAVALTHWAWYARIIRSMVLSLKSREYVLAAKVAGTGRLRTIARHILPPVFAQLLILCTLDIGHMMLHVSGLSFLGLGVTPPMPEWGVMISDARQFIWTHPILIMLPGGMIFVTVMAFNLLGDALRDSFDPALAVQEEAR, encoded by the coding sequence ATGATCGCACCCGACCTGATCCGCACCATGCGCAAGCGGGGCATCCTGATTCTGGCCACGGTTATGGCCGTTGCCGTTTGCGCCACGGCCGTCTTCGCCCCGGTCATTGCGCCCGATGATCCCACTGCGGTGGTGCTCGAAAACAAGTTCGCCCCACCCTCGGCGGAGCATCCGCTGGGCTGCGACCACCTCGGCCGGGACGTGCTTTCCCGGCTGGTCTACGGCACCCGGACCTCCATAAGCTCGGTGGCGGCCATCATGGGCATCGTCCTGCTGCTCGGGTTCACGGTGGGCACGCTTTCCGGCTACGCGGGCGGAACCGTCGACTCCACGCTGATGCGTTTCTGCGACGTCTTTCTCACCTTTCCCACATTCATCCTGGCCATGTTTCTTATCGGGGTGCTGGGAACCGGAATGGTCAACGTCATCATAGCCGTGGCCCTGACCCACTGGGCCTGGTATGCGCGCATCATTCGGAGCATGGTCCTTTCGCTGAAGAGCAGGGAATACGTCCTGGCCGCCAAGGTGGCCGGCACCGGGAGGCTGCGGACCATCGCCCGTCATATCCTGCCCCCGGTCTTTGCCCAGCTGCTCATTCTGTGCACCCTCGACATCGGGCACATGATGCTCCATGTCTCGGGCCTGTCCTTCCTCGGTCTCGGGGTCACCCCGCCCATGCCCGAATGGGGGGTCATGATCAGCGATGCGCGCCAGTTCATCTGGACCCACCCCATCCTGATCATGCTGCCGGGAGGAATGATTTTCGTGACGGTCATGGCCTTCAACCTGCTGGGCGATGCGCTTCGTGATTCCTTTGACCCGGCCCTGGCCGTGCAGGAGGAAGCCCGATGA
- a CDS encoding ABC transporter ATP-binding protein yields the protein MAVIEIENVSKTYGRGGFFRKQERFTVLRNVNLSLHAGECLGLVGRSGGGKSTLGRIMLGLEAPDSGSVRILGQDVAGFKTLPLDLRRAVQVVFQDAIGSSNPRMTAGEIIAEPLRNFDRLKGKALRDRVAELLEQVGLSPDDANKLPGRFSGGQLQRICIARALAPSPQVIILDEAVSSLDMLIQVRILDLLTSLRKQHGTAYLFVTHDLRLVRKFCDRAFFMSEGELYPFDPETMADTGQSRALEELFDAMLPPMPDMARLRDSVPQES from the coding sequence ATGGCCGTCATCGAAATAGAAAACGTGAGCAAGACCTATGGACGCGGGGGATTCTTCCGCAAGCAGGAGCGTTTTACCGTGCTCCGGAACGTCAATCTTTCGCTGCATGCGGGGGAATGTCTCGGGCTCGTGGGAAGAAGCGGCGGCGGGAAGAGCACGCTCGGCCGCATCATGCTCGGGCTGGAGGCTCCGGACAGCGGCAGCGTCAGGATTCTGGGGCAGGATGTCGCCGGGTTCAAGACGCTTCCCCTGGATTTGCGGAGAGCGGTTCAGGTGGTGTTTCAGGATGCCATCGGGTCCAGCAACCCGCGAATGACCGCCGGTGAGATCATTGCCGAACCGCTTCGCAATTTCGACCGGCTCAAGGGGAAGGCTCTCCGTGACCGTGTGGCCGAGCTGCTGGAACAGGTCGGGCTTTCCCCGGACGATGCGAACAAGCTTCCGGGCCGTTTCAGCGGCGGGCAGCTGCAGCGCATCTGCATTGCCCGCGCCCTGGCCCCATCCCCGCAGGTCATCATTCTCGACGAGGCCGTCAGCAGCCTCGACATGCTGATCCAGGTCCGTATTCTCGACCTGCTGACGTCGCTACGCAAGCAGCATGGCACGGCCTACCTGTTCGTCACCCACGACCTGCGTCTGGTCCGGAAATTCTGCGACCGCGCCTTTTTCATGAGCGAGGGGGAGCTTTATCCCTTTGATCCCGAGACTATGGCGGACACGGGGCAATCGCGGGCCCTGGAAGAACTTTTCGACGCCATGCTTCCTCCCATGCCGGATATGGCGCGGCTCCGGGACTCTGTTCCGCAGGAATCGTGA